The window CATTACACTGAGATTACAGGAGTTTTAGACTTCATTGACTTGAATATATTCACTGAATAAACCATATTTTAATTAGAGAGGGGTGAGGTTAGCTCTCATGTGCTCGAGTTTTCGTAATCTCTCTTACTTTTCCAGTTACCTAAAATAATTTCTTACTGCCTTTGCACTGGTTGCTCTTTTTATTTTTAGCTGTGGATTGTTCACAGCAACATAAAAACCAGACTTTCGAAGAGCTTTATAGAAGCAGGAGTATAAAATGGGCCAATACAAAGCGTTAAAAACCGTTAAGTTGGAAGGAGGATTTCAGCTTTGTGATCACTTCGATTCAGAACCTTTAAATATGGACAGTAGTGCGATTAAGGTGGTGACTGACTTTACTCGCAGGCAGCCTCAGGTGATAGCAAAAGATGTCGATATTGATCATGCTTTATACATGATGAAAAATGGCCATGTGCGCTCAAAGCTCGTTGTCGACGAAGATGATAATTTCTTGGGAGTGGTAAACTGTCGCGACCTTACGGGTAGAAAGGTCTTAAGTGTTGCACAGCGAAAGCAGGTGTCGAGAGAAGATGTGTGCGTTGAAGATGTGATGGTGAGTAAAGAAGAGCTCTACGCTGTTCCCTATGAAATGGTTGCTAAAAGTACAATAGGAGATGTGCTTGAAACCTTACAAAGTTTAGGATTGCAGCACGTTTTATTGGTTGGTTCGGAAGGGCTCAGAGGTATGATCTCAGCTAGTGACATCGCAAGAGCATTGCATATTCCAGTGAGTATTTTGCAAAAACCGACCTCATTCAAAGAAATCTTTGGGGTTGTTAGCGGTAAGGAAGACTTAGCGAATTAGGTTTTATTATAACAGGTCGTGTTGTTTTCACCGGAAAAGTTTAGCGCTTAACAATATGACAACTTGGTAGATCCTGTTCATTCTCCTAGCTCCTAGGTGTGGTTTTTAACAAACCACACCTTCTGAAACCTTATAGGCTTTCGTTTTGTAGGTATTTAATGGCCCCTCTAATTGCTGCCACTTGACCCGCGATACAGTTTTCTGGTGTTGCGTTTTGACCATCAGGGTAAACTTCTGTTGTTGTTACAAAAGCGGCATTTGTCATACCCATACATAAACCTAGCGCAGTACCGTCATAATTAATCACACCGTGCTGTTCTAAATCAACACCGATTAACTGCCCATGGTCATCTGCATCAGCAATCTGTGTTACCGCAGCCACTTCTTCGATAATACGTTTTTGAAATTTAGCTTCCGGTTTTTGTGTATGTCCGACTAAATAGAAACCGTCAGGAATGTTCCAATTGTGATTCTCTTTACCATCTCTTGCTGCCAATGCTGGGCGGAATTCTGAGTTGTCGGAATCTGTGGTTTCGTGTAAATCAACATGACACAGAATATCCGCTGCTTTCTCATTGACAAAGTCTATTGCTGATCGAGACTCAAGCGCTGGACTATCCGCATAAAAAGAGCGATTAGGGTCAATGGCTTCTGGGTTCCAGCGGTTTATCGTTTCATAGCCCCAAGGACTCAAGCAAGGCAAGATAATGAAATTATAAGCCTGTTCATATTGTTGTGCTTCTGATTTGGCAAAAGCAAGAGCGCCATGTACACCGCTTGTTTCATAGCCATGCACGCCACCGGTAACCAGTATGGTCGGTTTGTTTTGCTGCCAGTTTTTTGTTGTTAATGCATATAGAGAATAAGTTTGGTTGGGGTAGTCAAGCTGACCATACTCGGTGACGTCAAAAGTGTGCTTGAGCGCTTCTATTTGAGTTACGACTTCTTCAGAATATGAGCGCTTTATCGATTGGTTTTCTAACCACAATGTTTTTTCTTTGGAAGTCCAAGGTACGCCGAGCGTACCTATAGCATATTGTCTTTGCATAATAACCTCGTTATAAGTTTAGGTTATCTTACTCAATGCCTCGTTTTGAAAGCAACTTTATGAGACTTACTACACGCGAATAAGGATAGGATTAAATGTACCCGAGTAGTTTAAGGCTATGTTGTTGCGCAAGATTGGGTTTGAAAGACCAGATCCTTAGTTCTCCGGTTGTAAGATAAAGTTTGGTGTAACTAAACCATAGTAATCCTTCTACGGAAATTTTTTCCACTTCTTCTGCTGGAATATAGTGCTTTTGACCTAACAAGCTGTGATAAACCACACCTTGATTGCAGATGATTACTCGGCTTTGACCACTGAATATTGCCCATAGCCCTGTAGCAATATAAAACATGATTGCCGCAGATAGCGTTAATTGGACAAACGAAATCATGCTAATTCTTTCAGATACTATTAAAGTATCTAAGATAAGCAAGCTAAGCGCGATAATAGAAAGGGAAATGAAAAATGATAAGTTCATTCCTAATTTTAACTCTTTCATTGTTGTTCCTATTTTTCTTTGATTGATTTTGAGAGTGTGCAAATTATTTCAACAAAATGAATCAATTGTGGAGGTCTAGAACTTTTCTTACTAATTCAAACTTTAAGATTGATGCTTTTTGGGGAGGCTGGTTCTTTATTCGTATGTATTGGTGCTTGTGACCAGCATACGTAACCCATTTTAGCGATACAGACCGTAATGTTGAAGGAGTTTGGATGCTTCTTATATTGTGAAAAATAAAATGTAATAAGTTGGACTCGATAGTCCTTTGACCTTTAACAAGCTTTGGAATGAGGTGTAAATGAACTTGCACTTTTTTAATATGACAAATGGAAAAAGTTAGCATATGTTTAAACATTAGCGTTTTTTGTTCCGTCTTGAAATATCTGTGATCTTAATTTGCAGAAAAGGGTTAAGGAAGAATTATGAAATTTGAACAGCTATTAAACCACTTTGATACTGGTGTTTGCGTCGATCAGATGCAAAAAGAAGCTCTAATTGATATCGCACTATTGTTTATTGGTGTTGACGGTGTCATCAGCGAAAGTGAAAAGCATGTTGTGCGAAAGTGGGCAAAAAGCCTACATTGGAACTCTGCAATCGCATTAGACGATTATATTGAAGACAGCCTGTCAAAGTCTGTTGTTGCGATAAAAAATAATGATATTGAAGCTTATGTGCAACACCGCATGAATAACATTATTGATGAACCGATGCGTAAACTTGCGAAAGATCTAGCCGTGCGTGTTATTGAAGCCGATGGCAATGTGAAACAGGCAGAAAAGGAGGCACTCGCCATTCTTGAGGCGGAACTATAACATTGTTTTATTTGCGAACTAAGTGGACCTAATTTGTCTAGTAAAATGCTTAGGTCCACTGATATTTAAGAGTAGTTACTGATTAGGCTTTAATGTACGCATACATTAAGTCTTGTTTCACTTTGATTTTTCATGTTTGAGAAAATTGCTGTATTAGGCGCGTTTGCTGCTCGATTTGAGTCAGCAATTCTTGACTTAAAATAAAAGATTTCTCGCCGTGCTCCGTGCCTTTCTCTGCGAGCGTAGTCACGCTGTCAACGTTTATGCTTATCTGTTTTACCACACAACTTTGTTGTTCAATGGCGGCGGCAACACTGCGATTTAAGTCGGCTAGATGCATCACATGGTTTTGAATGGTATCAAGGCTTGAACCGTTATTTTTTGCAAGATCAACACTTTGATTTGATAAGCTATTACTTTTTTGCACTGACTCAACAGCGGAGCTGGAAATATCATTTAGCTCTTTAAGTAATTGCGTGATTTCTTCTGTGGAAGTTTGTGTGCGTTGTGCAAGTGTGCGAACTTCATCTGCTACAACTGAGAATCCTCGCCCATGTTCGCCCGCTCGGGCGGCTTCAATTGCGGCATTTAACGCAAGCAAGTTGGTTTGATCGGCAATAGAGTTGATAACACTAAGGATATTTTGAATTCGATCATTACCGGAGACTAAGCGGTTCACGGCATTGTTCACTTCCATTAAATGCTCATCAAGGTAGTGAATCGAGTCGATGACATCCTTTACTGCGGCTTTACCACGCCCAGCCTGTTGTTCTGAGTTATTAGCCGCATCAGCAGCGTGGTTTACGTTTTCTGAGAGCTCGTCAATCGTTTGTGAAAATTCATCCATGCAAACGACCATTTCTTTTGCCTCGCTTGTTTGCTGCTTTAGTAGTTCAGCAACAAATTGGCCGCTTTGTGTAGTAAGTTTTGCATTTTCACTTACTCGAACGGACACGTCGTTTACTCTGCCCACCACCGCAGAAATTTTTGCCTTCTGCATTTCAAATGCTAGTGTAATATCAGCAACCCGATCGCGAGATTGACCGTATATCACAGACATTAAATCATTATCAAAAATCGTTTTGGCTTGTGTGAGCAAAGCTTTATATTTAGAGCGAAAACGTGCGGTTAACGCAATTGTGATGAATAGTAGAGTCAAAGGTAGCAGCGTAAACCAATGGTTGTTTAATAGCGATGCTAGAGGCAAAGTTATCGCGATGAAAAGCAATAACATAAATGAGAGGCGAGTGCTGTCATAG is drawn from Pseudoalteromonas sp. NC201 and contains these coding sequences:
- a CDS encoding CBS domain-containing protein, giving the protein MGQYKALKTVKLEGGFQLCDHFDSEPLNMDSSAIKVVTDFTRRQPQVIAKDVDIDHALYMMKNGHVRSKLVVDEDDNFLGVVNCRDLTGRKVLSVAQRKQVSREDVCVEDVMVSKEELYAVPYEMVAKSTIGDVLETLQSLGLQHVLLVGSEGLRGMISASDIARALHIPVSILQKPTSFKEIFGVVSGKEDLAN
- a CDS encoding M14 family metallopeptidase, with translation MQRQYAIGTLGVPWTSKEKTLWLENQSIKRSYSEEVVTQIEALKHTFDVTEYGQLDYPNQTYSLYALTTKNWQQNKPTILVTGGVHGYETSGVHGALAFAKSEAQQYEQAYNFIILPCLSPWGYETINRWNPEAIDPNRSFYADSPALESRSAIDFVNEKAADILCHVDLHETTDSDNSEFRPALAARDGKENHNWNIPDGFYLVGHTQKPEAKFQKRIIEEVAAVTQIADADDHGQLIGVDLEQHGVINYDGTALGLCMGMTNAAFVTTTEVYPDGQNATPENCIAGQVAAIRGAIKYLQNESL
- a CDS encoding PAS domain-containing methyl-accepting chemotaxis protein, with product MGREIKLGKHSVLLSTTDLDSRITYANQSFCDISGFSIEEMLGQPHNLVRNQDMPKAAFRNMWSTIQNGQSWMGPVKNSTKNGDYYWVNAFVTPIKDERGNIVEYQSVRTCPSPEVIKRAENAYRTLDSQQKTSRYDSTRLSFMLLLFIAITLPLASLLNNHWFTLLPLTLLFITIALTARFRSKYKALLTQAKTIFDNDLMSVIYGQSRDRVADITLAFEMQKAKISAVVGRVNDVSVRVSENAKLTTQSGQFVAELLKQQTSEAKEMVVCMDEFSQTIDELSENVNHAADAANNSEQQAGRGKAAVKDVIDSIHYLDEHLMEVNNAVNRLVSGNDRIQNILSVINSIADQTNLLALNAAIEAARAGEHGRGFSVVADEVRTLAQRTQTSTEEITQLLKELNDISSSAVESVQKSNSLSNQSVDLAKNNGSSLDTIQNHVMHLADLNRSVAAAIEQQSCVVKQISINVDSVTTLAEKGTEHGEKSFILSQELLTQIEQQTRLIQQFSQT